DNA sequence from the Candidatus Hydrogenedentota bacterium genome:
AAGCCCGGCGAATCTCAGCCTGCGACATGGTTTTCGCTTTGTCGCCCAGCTCGCTCACCACCTTGTGCTCGATGGGCAGACCGTGGCAATCCCAGCCGGGGACATACGGCGCATCGAAACCGGCCATCTGCTTGGACTTCACGACAAGGTCTTTGAGTACCTTGTTGAGGGCATGACCGGAGTGCAGCTCGCCGTTGGCATAGGGAGGACCGTCATGCAGGACAAACTTCGCGCGCCCCTTGGCAATGCGGCGCATTTGTCCGTATAAGTCACTCTCGTCCCAGCGTTTGAGGATTTCCGGTTCGCGCTTCGTTAGGCTCGCGCGCATCGGGAAATCCGTTACGGGCAGATTGACAGTATCTTTATAGTCCTTTTCGGACATTGCGGTAGTTGCTTCGACGGTTTTCGATGATTCAGACACAGCACAGATTACTCCAATAAGCGGCGGACTGTAACACAGGGCAACGGGGAAGTCAAGCGAGACAGCGCATAAAGCGCATAATTAGCAGATAAAACTTCGATCTACGCTAACCAGTTCTATCTGCCGTTGTGACGTTCACTGGCGGCAGAGTCCGCCGCCTCTACTCCGCACTGGTTACATGAGAAGGTCAAGTGTGTTCGTGAGAAATCCGGGCTACCCCTTTCGAAACACCAACGCCGCAAGGCCATGGTTGGTGAGAGTCTCAGGCCCTTTCTCAACGGGTACGACCTTGCGATGCGCCCAGTACGGATCCAGCGTCTTCGTCATCAGGCTGGTGAGGGAACGTGGCGAGGAAGTGCGGGCACAGTACGCGGCGTACCATCCCGGCTTGCGTTCTTGCCAAACGGAAACCGCCATAAGACGCAGTCCACAGGGACGTATTACGCGGCGCTGAAGCGACGGCCAGTCGTAGAAGCGGCTGAAGAATGCCGCTCCGCTCACGTCGCGCGTTTGCCGTCCATACGGATCGTGGTCGAACCAGATTTCTCGATAGGTTGGGACGAGCGGCGTGGTGATCACGGCGGTCGCGCCCGGAGTCATGATTCGCGCGAGTTCCTCCATGAACTCGGTGTCTCCTTCCTCGCCTCCGACATGCTCAATCGCGCTAACAGAATAAACGAAATCGAAGCATTCTCCAGGAAAGGGGAGCGACCTGCCGTCGGCCAGACACGGAAATGCCCTCTGGGCACCAGGGACACGCACTGCAACCATTTCCGGAGACGGGGCAATATCGACGGCCGTAACTCGAACATCGTTGCGAGTTGCGAGGAGTCGGGCAAGAAGCTTGGGACTACCGACGTCGAGAACGCGTTGCTGGTTCTCATACGCGGCGAGTACGGCTCGGAACTCCCGGTAGCGCCACAAATCGACAGGACACGCTAGCAATCGAGCTCCGTGGAGGCGGGTCGATGGAGAATGCCGAAACGACTGGCAGCCCCAACGCAACCCTTCACGCCAAAGCGTGAACGGAGACTGAAGGCTCATGGCTATAGGATCCCGCTATCGGGTGACACAACGATTGGTCATCAACCGCCAAGCTTGTTCTTGAGAGCGGCAAGTTGATCGGCCAGTTGGGTATTCAACAGACCACCGCCATCGCCAAAAGTGCGCGACTTGTCTCCAGTCTGATGATGCTGCTTCCCCCCGGATCGAACGGCGCCGCGTAGCGCAGCGTCTTGCTCCTTCTCGCGACGGCGCGGACGTTGCCCTTGCGGACGACGGTCACCATCGGCCTGAGCTGCGGGACGTTGGTCGGGACGAGGTCTGCGAGAACGAGCATCCTCTCCACCACCGCCACCCTCTTGGCGCTGCGGACGATCCCGGCGTGGCGGACGTTGCTGGCCAGTGCCTTCACGCGGCGCAGCCGCATCCGACGCGCCTCCAGCCGTCTGCGGGGCTTGTCGCGTTTCACCAGAAGCGGGACGGTGCCTGCGCGGATGCGGATGTGCGTGCCTGGGTTCCGGCGGCGGCAACAGAGCTTTGATCGACAAGGAAATCCTGGGCAGCGCCTTATCAACCTTGATCACTTTGACCTTGACGATTTCCCCGACCTTCACAACGTCGCGGGGATCCTGGACAAAGCGGTTCGCCAGTTCGGATAGATGCACAAGCCCATCTTGATGGACGCCAATGTCAACGAAGGCTCCGAAATCGGTAACGTTCGTGACCACGCCCTCAATCTCCATGCCCTCTTCGAGATCTTGCACGGAATCGACGCCTTCCAAAAACTTCGGAATCTTGAATTCCGTGCGCGGGTCGCGACCTCGTTTCAACAATTCATTGTGAATGTCCCCGAGCGCGAGGCGCCCGATGGATTCGGTGGCGAATGCGGACAAATCAATCCCGTCCAGGCTCTCGGGCTTATCGACAAGCTCTCGGGGCGCGAGTCCAAGCGACTCGGCAATGCGTTCGACAACGGGATACGCTTCCGGATGGATCGAGGTACTGTCGAGCACGTTTTCTCCATTCGCGACGCGAAGGAAACCCGCGCACTGCTCGAAGACCTTCGGGCCGATGCCCGATACATCCATCAATTGCTGGCGATTCTTGAAGCCACCATGTTGCATACGCCATTCGACGATGTTCTTGGCAATGTCCGCATGGACACCGCTCACGTAGTTGAGAAGCTGCACGCTCGCCGTGTTGAGTTCGACGCCGACCGCATTCACGCAGGAGACGACCGACCGGTGCAAACCATCGCGCAACGACCGTTGATTGACGTCGTGCTGGTATTGGCCCACGCCAATATGCCGCGGCTCGATCTTGACGAGTTCCGCAAGAGGATCCTGCAAGCGACGCGCAATCGAGATGGCGCCGCGGATGGTAACGTCGAGATGCGGGAATTCTTCGCGCGCGAGTTTGGACGCCGAATAGATGGACGCGCCTGCCTCGTTCACAAAGACCCAGAATGCACCGGTCGATGGGATCTTCGCCAAAGTCTGTTTGACAAAACGGCTGACTTCTCTCGATCCGGTGCCGTTGCCAATGGCTATGGCCTGAACGTTGTACTTGGCCATGAGCGCCATAAGAACCGCTTCGGCGCCCTCGACGTCGTTTTGGGGCGGCGACGGGAAAATCGTGGCGCTTTCGATGAACGCACCCGTGTTATCGACAACCGCCAACTTACAGCCCGTCTTCATACCGGGGTCGACACCGATGACCGATATCGCTCCGGCAGGCGCGGACAGAAGAAGGTTGCGCGCATTTTCACGAAAGACGCGAATCGCCTCTTCATCGGCGCGTTCGGCAACTACCGCAATGACTTCGTTCTCGATAGACGGACGCAGAAGACGATTGTATGCGTCTTCAACGATCGCCCGGATGACTGCGGCAAACGCACTATCGGGCGACTTGAGCCACCGCGAGGTCAATTCGGAAATCAGCGTAGCATCGTCAACCGCCAGTTCCATACGGAGGAAACCCTCGCGCACGCCACGATGGACTGCGAGGTATCGGTGCGAAGGGATCTTCTCGACGGGCTCGGAGAACTGGTAGTAGGCCTCGAACTTCGTGACCTTTCCTTCGCAGTTCTTGGTGGGATGAGCGGTAATGGCCCCCTGCTTCAGCATTCGATCACGGACCAAGCGCCGTGCATCGATATCGGTAGAGACCAATTCAGCGAGAATGTGGCTCGCGCCTTCAATGGCTTCCGCGACAGAAAGCACGGCCTTCTCGGGACGTACGAACGTGGCTGCAAACTCTTCGACCGACTGGCCGGACGAATCCT
Encoded proteins:
- a CDS encoding class I SAM-dependent methyltransferase, whose translation is MSLQSPFTLWREGLRWGCQSFRHSPSTRLHGARLLACPVDLWRYREFRAVLAAYENQQRVLDVGSPKLLARLLATRNDVRVTAVDIAPSPEMVAVRVPGAQRAFPCLADGRSLPFPGECFDFVYSVSAIEHVGGEEGDTEFMEELARIMTPGATAVITTPLVPTYREIWFDHDPYGRQTRDVSGAAFFSRFYDWPSLQRRVIRPCGLRLMAVSVWQERKPGWYAAYCARTSSPRSLTSLMTKTLDPYWAHRKVVPVEKGPETLTNHGLAALVFRKG
- a CDS encoding RNA-binding transcriptional accessory protein, which gives rise to MLEEKFVQLIAGEAGVRPEQVHSVVDLLGGGATIPFIARYRKDATGNLDETKLEIISDRRDYYASLADRRASILSTLVKQEQLTDELRQAIENCVDKTTLEDLYLPFKKAKRTKATVAREKGLTPLADFIWAQDSSGQSVEEFAATFVRPEKAVLSVAEAIEGASHILAELVSTDIDARRLVRDRMLKQGAITAHPTKNCEGKVTKFEAYYQFSEPVEKIPSHRYLAVHRGVREGFLRMELAVDDATLISELTSRWLKSPDSAFAAVIRAIVEDAYNRLLRPSIENEVIAVVAERADEEAIRVFRENARNLLLSAPAGAISVIGVDPGMKTGCKLAVVDNTGAFIESATIFPSPPQNDVEGAEAVLMALMAKYNVQAIAIGNGTGSREVSRFVKQTLAKIPSTGAFWVFVNEAGASIYSASKLAREEFPHLDVTIRGAISIARRLQDPLAELVKIEPRHIGVGQYQHDVNQRSLRDGLHRSVVSCVNAVGVELNTASVQLLNYVSGVHADIAKNIVEWRMQHGGFKNRQQLMDVSGIGPKVFEQCAGFLRVANGENVLDSTSIHPEAYPVVERIAESLGLAPRELVDKPESLDGIDLSAFATESIGRLALGDIHNELLKRGRDPRTEFKIPKFLEGVDSVQDLEEGMEIEGVVTNVTDFGAFVDIGVHQDGLVHLSELANRFVQDPRDVVKVGEIVKVKVIKVDKALPRISLSIKALLPPPEPRHAHPHPRRHRPASGETRQAPQTAGGASDAAAPREGTGQQRPPRRDRPQRQEGGGGGEDARSRRPRPDQRPAAQADGDRRPQGQRPRRREKEQDAALRGAVRSGGKQHHQTGDKSRTFGDGGGLLNTQLADQLAALKNKLGG